The Aspergillus fumigatus Af293 chromosome 7, whole genome shotgun sequence genome includes the window GATCGTGCTGCCCTCGgtggcgacgatgatgacggtaCCCTTCAGGGTGACATTGCGGCCGAGGTTGACAGCACCGGTGATTGTGAGGTGGTCCAGCTCGACGATGCGAGGAATGCTGGGGATGCGCTTTTGGAAGTCCGACACCTTCTTGAAGTCCGATCCAAGCTTGATGACGGGGACACCGCCGAAACGGTTGGGGTCCATGACGAGCTGACCGTGCTCGAGACGGTAGAGATCCGACTTGACCAGCAAGAGATCGGAGCAAGTCTTGACGGGCAGGAAACGGCGACGGGGAACGTTCACACCGTGAGCGTTCTTGAAGTGGCGGATGGCCGCACCGACGGCGGTCTCCAGCTGGTAGATGGCCTGGTCGGCCTCGCCCTTCTTGTCGGCGGGGATGGACTTCTCATTGGCAAtgatctccatctccaacTCGTTCTCCTCAACAACACGCTTGATGGCGCGGAGGCTCATCCAgatgttgttggtgttgaaGTACTTGAACTTCTTGATGGACTTGAACTCGTTGACGTGCTCCTTGGGCACCTGGGCGATTTCGAGCAGACGGGCCTTACCCTCGTAGTCAATGATGGTACCACCCTTGACGTCGGCCTTGGTCTTGTCGGTCAACTCCATAATGTACTCGGCACCAGTGTCCGCCATGTGCTGCAAAATCCGGAGATCCACAACGGCGCCGAGGTTGTCGGCATTGGAGAGGAAGATGTACTCAACACCACGCTCGAGCAGCTTGTCCAGAGTGCCCGAGTTGTACAGCGACTCAAAAACGTCACCGTGACCGGGAGGGTACCAGTCCTGCAGAGGAGCGTCAAAGCTCTTGGGAGCGGGGAGGAGAGAGTCCTTGATGATACGAGGGTAGCGGGACTGGTTGAAggtgatgatgtcgacgttGTGGCCTTGGTACTTCTTGATGATGGACTGGGTGTCCTGGTCGGTGTTGAACGAGTTCATCAGAACGAAGGGCACGTTGACGTTGTAGGTACGGTTCAGGTGCTCAATCTGACGAACGGACAAATCCAAGAAGGACATGCCTTCACGGACTTCAATGACGGACTTGGGGCCCACGCAACCCATGGAGGTACCAAGACCACCGTTGAGCTTGACGACGGCCAGCTTGTTCAGGAACTCCACCGAGGCCTCGGCGCCCAGGTCATTGTAGTCGACGACCTGGTTGGGCGCAGGAGGGTTGATGCGGTCCCAGTTGACGACATTGCCCTTGGCCTTGTCGTTGAGGAATCTGCGGAAGAGAGCGAAGAAGTTGTCCATCTCGGCCTCGaagcgcttcttctcttcgggGTCGGGAACGGTCTCGGCAAGCGCATTCAGAGCGTTACGCATCTGAGAAGCAGCGACACTGGTGGAGGCATTCTCGAAGGCCTGCGCACGAGGGAATTGGGTCAGCTTAtttgcagaagaagaagaagaagaagaagaagaaaagagaggcaTGCTGATACGGGTATCGCTGCAGCTATCAAATTGGAAATGATAAAGGGAGCTCGATCAATGGGAATAATGATTGTAGCAAAGTTGACAAAAGGGGCAATGATATAAAGAGAGCTTATTGTGGTagaatagaaaaaaaaatgcatGAACTATGTCGCAAATCGAAGGAAAGACAGGGTGAAGTATTTAAGCACGGCGAGGTGGTTGTGGCTGAAACTAGGAAGCTCAGCTCTCCAGCACCTCCTTCCAACATTAACTAAGGTGCGATTCTAGAGCACTCGGAAAGCTTCTCGTGCCACGTTCCGATTCTGCGTCGAGAGAAAACGCGACTGCAAGATGATCAACTTACCATGTGAGACTGGGATTTTGCGTGGTGCTTTCCGAATGAGCCATTATTGGAGGCCTCATTGGCGGGAGCTCTGAGGTGAGTAGGCAAAGCTTTGGTTGCCATTGTGAATGATGATTTCGCGGGTGAATTCTAAGGGGTAGACAAATGGAGACGTAGATATCCACTCGAAGAACAGAGCTTATCGATGTGGTCAAAGTCCGCTCACTAAGTGTTCAAGGAGGCCGAGTTAGTGACGACAGTCTTTGGTGGGAAAGTAGAGAGTTAAACGGGCGGGAGACGAAAGCGAGAGAGGACACGAAGCTTGATTTAAGCGGGCAAACAGGTATGAAGAGGATCAGGAAGGTGGGTTTTGTTCAAAATCCAGACAAAGTTGCCACGGGGGGAAGAGTGTCGATCGATGGAGAGAGCGAGGGGCAGCAGGATGTCGACAAGCTGCCGTCATTGGCAATACAACAAGCAGGTAGGTAATAATCAGGGAGAGGGTCGAGGTACGGTTGGTGaaggtacctaggtaccttGGGAAGACAGGGAAACACATACATTTTTTTTCCTGGTTGAGAGACTGTCACAGTGgagtaaggtaggtagggAGATGGTATTTGACGCAGGAGAGAGAAACACAAGAGaagagatgagaagaagagagggatGCTGGTTAACTAATATAAATGTCGAAGAACGGTCAAGCTTGCTGCCAACTTGGTCGCAGGTCTTATTATTGTGCTATTATTACTGCTGTTATTTATTAGCTATGCgggacgatgacgatgatgttgcctttttttccctcccaGTGGGGTTTCAGTAAGACACCGTACGGATTCTGTCCGTTTCCCAGTACAGGAGACAGGAATGGACAAATGCGGTGGTTTGATTGGATGACGAAGCTGCGATATCCGAGCGTCAGGGGCGTTTGTACAGGAATGTAAAGTACAGTACCGTATTCTGAACATTCTCTGTCTTCTGTGGATACACCGCTATCTTTGCCTCCCGATTATTCTTAGAAGCATTTTCTGCCTAAGGTATCTCTGCTTGAATCTTGACTTGTCAATTGGCAGCCATCACCAAATAGGTACCTTATAGGTACCTTATACTCCCCTATGAGCAGCCTCCATCTGGCCCCTGACACTTGACAAACTGCAGCGCATTGAAACCGGCTGAACTCGGTATTTGTTGTAGACACCTCTATTTTATTCTAGACCTCAGCCAGGCAATAAGCTCCCCCTTTTCAGGGTTCACTCTCTTTGCCCCACAGACCCTCGTCCATTATCcaggagtacggagtagatactccgtacataaTACACGTATGTTAACAGCAGACACCCTGCGTACAGATGTTCTATCGCTTCAAGAGAGTCCAAAACGTTCAGTCAGTGATCGGATCACTCCCGTCCTTCCACTCAATAGGTAGTAGTAGTTGACACCCTGTCTGTGGCGAACAGGGACCATCCCAATCGGTCTTTACAGTCATCAGGTACCGAATAGATAGACTACTGTGTGGGTAGATAAGGGAGTTAGATATTTTATCATTGCTAAATTTACCTCACGACATCTGCTTAAAAGTCGAAATTAGTTTCTGGTACGGCGTACGGCGGTACCATCCACCAGCCCAATTCAAACCCACAGCGCCATCATAatcctactccgtaataCTAATAGAATCCTGGACGTGCCAGAAAATCAATAGCCTATGGGCCATTAATCCCCTGTCTCACAGCCCACAATCCACAGCCCTGTCTCACTATCAGAAAGTAAAACCCATGGGTGCACGATCTAGAACCCCCACACCGAAGAATAGGATTGAGGGAAGACTCTTCTTTGACGTGCTGTGTGCTCTGTTCCCTACGTGTAAATAGTTACATTTTTCTACGAAACCCAAGTTGGTGGTGTTACTGTCAGGCTGTCTTTGACCGACCGTCAACCTGTCGGAAAGCTGCAGGTCCTTCCTTACCTTACCTATTACCGTAGGATTAGAATCATCCGTCCTCTGCAAAACACGATAGCTTAAGAGACACAGGTCAATTCTTAAGGCTGAATAGCAAGGAGCTGATCAGCCACGTCGGGTATCTTTTCCACAGTTACATCGCCATCGGGACTGGCATCCGAGCGAGTCGCCCGTTCCACGTTATCGTGACTACATCGATTCTATCAGAGTAGATGCCCAGGTCAATACATTCAAACGCTACCGCTAACCACGAGGGATATATCATCACACAAACCCAGTAAGAAGAACGATAAACAATAGAAATTTAGAATCATCCACATATCCAACCTTCCCTCTCAAACCGACAGACCTTTATGCCCCACTCACGCTCCTCTTGCTGAGGAAGCTTCGTctgcccatcttcttcgagtCAGGACTGTCCATCAGCTCCGACGACGCATCATTGTTGTTGGAGTGCGCAGTTCCAGGCCGCAGGCTCGATTCCGGCTGCGAGAAACTGCTGCGGATGCACACGACCCCAATGCCCACCTTAACCTGCTTCTCTTGCCCAGCCACGGAGCCCTGGTCGTCCACAAAGAACAGAGCCTCGCCCAGAGTGCTGTCTGATCCGAATGTCGAGTGGTCGACGACGCGAACCTGGTACTGCGCGTCTGCTGTGGTGTTGTGCACCCGGCAAGTCTCGTGCGAGGCGTCAAACTGCACCGGCCCGCCGCCActggccttgatggccttggtCTTGAGTACCTCCTTGGCACCCTTAGGACCGAGCGCCTTGATTATGACTCGGACGTTGGATGATGGAGGGTAGTTGCTGGCAGACACCACGGTGATCGTCGCCGTGCCGGTCTCTCCCTTGCCAGCACTGCCACCAATGCCCAATCGGTCACCAAAGTGCGACACCACGCTTCGGGTTCGCGCGTGCTGTAATGAGTTGGGAGTCGAGCTTGGTGGTGTCGCACCGTCGACCAGGATGGCCGATGGTGTCTGGGTTGTCTCCGTCTTCGAGACTTCTTCTGGCTCCTCCGGGATCTCATCACTCGACGAATCATCCCCCTTGAACCGCGACATGATACCATGCTTCAGGAAAGAT containing:
- the ugp1 gene encoding UTP glucose-1-phosphate uridylyltransferase codes for the protein MPLFSSSSSSSSSANKLTQFPRAQAFENASTSVAASQMRNALNALAETVPDPEEKKRFEAEMDNFFALFRRFLNDKAKGNVVNWDRINPPAPNQVVDYNDLGAEASVEFLNKLAVVKLNGGLGTSMGCVGPKSVIEVREGMSFLDLSVRQIEHLNRTYNVNVPFVLMNSFNTDQDTQSIIKKYQGHNVDIITFNQSRYPRIIKDSLLPAPKSFDAPLQDWYPPGHGDVFESLYNSGTLDKLLERGVEYIFLSNADNLGAVVDLRILQHMADTGAEYIMELTDKTKADVKGGTIIDYEGKARLLEIAQVPKEHVNEFKSIKKFKYFNTNNIWMSLRAIKRVVEENELEMEIIANEKSIPADKKGEADQAIYQLETAVGAAIRHFKNAHGVNVPRRRFLPVKTCSDLLLVKSDLYRLEHGQLVMDPNRFGGVPVIKLGSDFKKVSDFQKRIPSIPRIVELDHLTITGAVNLGRNVTLKGTVIIVATEGSTIDIPPGSVLENCVVQGSLRILEH